One stretch of Amycolatopsis tolypomycina DNA includes these proteins:
- a CDS encoding fatty acyl-AMP ligase has product METISRPVPVTGAPVAAGESFATLLGHWARRLGDRIAVTHLDHRDGADGRAVTLTWRELDDRVEAVAARLSEVAGPGERAAVLAGQSADYVVAFLGALRAGLVAVPLFAPGLPGHAGRLAAALADCGPRVALTTAGEHEAVTRFLAGSPVDPVVVDVDAVPTAAPREWPAPDPDAPAYLQYTSGSTRSPAGVVLTHGNVLANARQACAAYGAESGTTSAVSWLPLFHDMGLILGIGAPMAGGLESVLMDPLAFLERPVRWLRALSASPGAISAAPNFAYAYCASRVSEADKVYLELSRVVSLINGSEPVLPATIAKFHAAFAGCGLRPEVHRSSYGLAEATVLVSVTDAGKPPRQATFDRARLAAGYAVPAGPGASATTLVSCGRPVGQRVRITDPVTGRPAEPGEVGEIQVSGPNVGRGYWGRPEASAAAFGLPPRDPDTGEGWLATGDLGVLSDGELFVTGRLKDLVVVDGRNHYPQDIEQTVEEHPAVRPHSAAAFAIDGDEGEAAVVVLERAKGADAGIAAATAALRAAVSAGHGLRLHDVVFLAPGEVPRTSSGKISRARCRVSYLDGSLPARRLG; this is encoded by the coding sequence TTGGAAACCATTTCCCGGCCGGTTCCCGTCACCGGTGCCCCCGTCGCCGCGGGCGAGTCGTTCGCGACCCTGCTGGGTCACTGGGCGCGCCGCCTCGGCGACCGCATCGCCGTGACCCACCTCGACCACCGCGACGGCGCCGACGGCCGGGCGGTCACGCTCACCTGGCGCGAGCTCGACGACCGGGTCGAGGCCGTCGCGGCCCGGCTGTCCGAAGTGGCCGGTCCGGGGGAGCGGGCGGCCGTGCTGGCCGGGCAGTCCGCGGACTACGTCGTCGCGTTCCTCGGTGCGCTGCGGGCCGGGCTGGTCGCGGTGCCGTTGTTCGCGCCCGGCCTGCCCGGGCACGCGGGCCGCCTGGCCGCGGCGCTCGCCGACTGCGGCCCGCGCGTCGCGCTGACCACGGCCGGGGAGCACGAGGCGGTCACCCGGTTCCTCGCCGGTTCCCCGGTCGACCCGGTGGTGGTCGACGTCGACGCCGTGCCGACGGCCGCGCCGCGCGAGTGGCCGGCGCCCGATCCGGACGCCCCGGCGTACCTGCAGTACACGTCCGGGTCGACGCGCTCGCCCGCCGGGGTCGTGCTGACCCACGGCAACGTCCTCGCCAACGCCCGCCAGGCGTGTGCCGCCTACGGCGCCGAAAGCGGGACGACGTCGGCGGTCAGCTGGCTGCCGCTGTTCCACGACATGGGCCTGATCCTCGGCATCGGCGCGCCGATGGCGGGCGGGCTGGAGTCGGTCCTGATGGACCCCCTGGCGTTCCTCGAACGGCCCGTGCGCTGGCTGCGGGCGCTCTCGGCGAGCCCCGGCGCGATCAGCGCGGCCCCGAACTTCGCTTACGCCTACTGCGCGTCCCGCGTCTCCGAGGCCGACAAGGTGTACCTGGAGCTGAGCCGGGTCGTCTCGCTGATCAACGGCAGCGAACCGGTGCTGCCGGCCACGATCGCGAAGTTCCACGCGGCCTTCGCCGGGTGCGGGTTGCGGCCGGAGGTGCACCGGTCCTCCTACGGCCTGGCCGAGGCCACCGTGCTGGTTTCGGTCACGGACGCGGGGAAACCGCCCCGGCAGGCCACCTTCGACCGCGCGCGGCTGGCGGCCGGGTACGCGGTGCCGGCCGGCCCGGGCGCGTCCGCGACGACGCTCGTCTCGTGCGGCCGCCCGGTCGGGCAGCGGGTGCGGATCACCGACCCGGTGACCGGGCGTCCCGCCGAACCGGGCGAGGTCGGCGAAATCCAGGTCAGCGGCCCGAACGTCGGCCGCGGGTACTGGGGCCGGCCGGAAGCGTCGGCGGCCGCCTTCGGCCTGCCCCCGCGCGATCCGGACACCGGCGAGGGCTGGCTGGCGACCGGCGACCTCGGCGTGCTCTCCGACGGCGAGCTGTTCGTGACCGGACGGCTGAAGGACCTGGTCGTCGTCGACGGCCGCAACCACTACCCGCAGGACATCGAGCAGACCGTCGAGGAACACCCGGCCGTCCGGCCGCACTCGGCCGCGGCCTTCGCGATCGACGGCGACGAGGGGGAAGCCGCCGTCGTCGTCCTCGAACGCGCGAAGGGCGCCGACGCCGGCATCGCCGCGGCGACGGCGGCGCTGCGGGCGGCGGTGTCGGCCGGGCACGGCCTGCGCCTGCACGACGTCGTCTTCCTGGCACCGGGCGAGGTGCCCCGCACCTCCAGCGGCAAGATCAGCAGAGCCCGCTGCCGGGTGTCCTATCTGGACGGCTCGCTGCCCGCACGGCGGCTCGGATGA
- a CDS encoding MFS transporter encodes MTRRTLVVLALGAFVTTLDNTIVAAGAPSVARDLGLAVEALPWIALGYMLPFAGLLPAAGALVDRWGRRPALTGALLLFGFGAAAGGLAGTAWLLVAARVLQGIAAAFLVPGLLSLLRTNLDARGRTLGAAVWTACLAAALALGPALGGVLSEYWGWPWIFYVNLPFVAAMLALLPGTVAPGRDAGTRTPPPAAMVLVTASLVLVTTALAEPRWRLPLLAAGIAAGVAFLVRERRAAGRLVPAALTGNPVFLGSLGLQLLWGLGISGVFFFTPLLHQDFLGLGPAGAGLPLVLVAVAVVAATPLVPAATARHGPLRTVAAGLAVVGAGLLALAAVNHVPALWPRVPGMVLIGAGSAFTVPMTSHALDVVAQRHSGTASGWLTAARELSSALGVALIGAVLTAVRAARLDAGVPAGAALAGGYTAGLLAAAGLTFAGALLAVRIPGTRPAETSSPRDKRAVP; translated from the coding sequence ATGACGCGGCGGACCCTGGTCGTGCTCGCGCTCGGCGCGTTCGTGACGACGCTGGACAACACGATCGTCGCCGCGGGAGCGCCGTCGGTCGCCCGCGATCTCGGCCTGGCCGTCGAGGCGCTGCCGTGGATCGCGCTCGGTTACATGCTCCCGTTCGCCGGGCTCCTGCCCGCGGCCGGGGCGCTGGTCGACCGCTGGGGACGGCGGCCGGCCCTGACCGGTGCCCTCCTGCTGTTCGGCTTCGGCGCGGCGGCGGGTGGCCTGGCCGGCACGGCGTGGCTGCTCGTCGCCGCCCGGGTGCTCCAGGGGATCGCGGCCGCGTTCCTGGTGCCGGGGCTGCTGAGCCTGCTGCGCACCAACCTCGACGCGCGCGGCCGGACGCTCGGCGCCGCGGTCTGGACCGCGTGCCTGGCGGCCGCGCTGGCCCTGGGGCCCGCGCTCGGCGGTGTCCTGAGCGAATACTGGGGCTGGCCCTGGATCTTCTACGTCAACCTGCCGTTCGTGGCCGCGATGCTCGCCCTGCTGCCGGGCACCGTGGCGCCCGGCCGCGACGCGGGCACCCGCACGCCACCGCCGGCGGCGATGGTCCTGGTGACGGCGAGCCTGGTACTGGTCACCACCGCGCTGGCCGAACCCCGGTGGCGGCTTCCGCTGCTCGCGGCCGGGATCGCGGCCGGGGTGGCGTTCCTCGTCCGGGAACGGCGGGCAGCCGGCCGGCTGGTTCCGGCGGCCCTGACCGGGAACCCGGTGTTCCTGGGCTCGCTCGGCCTGCAGCTGCTGTGGGGACTGGGGATCTCCGGCGTCTTCTTCTTCACGCCGTTGCTGCACCAGGACTTCCTCGGGCTCGGCCCGGCCGGCGCCGGGCTGCCCCTGGTGCTGGTCGCGGTGGCGGTCGTGGCCGCGACGCCGCTGGTGCCGGCGGCCACCGCCCGGCACGGTCCACTTCGGACCGTCGCGGCCGGGCTGGCCGTGGTCGGGGCGGGGCTGCTCGCCCTCGCGGCGGTGAACCACGTTCCCGCGCTGTGGCCGCGGGTGCCGGGCATGGTCCTGATCGGCGCGGGCTCGGCGTTCACCGTCCCGATGACGTCGCACGCGCTGGACGTGGTGGCGCAGCGGCATTCCGGCACGGCGTCGGGCTGGCTCACCGCGGCCCGGGAACTGTCGAGCGCGCTCGGCGTCGCGCTGATCGGCGCGGTGCTGACCGCGGTGCGCGCGGCGCGGCTCGACGCGGGCGTGCCCGCCGGGGCGGCACTGGCCGGCGGGTACACCGCGGGCCTGCTCGCCGCGGCCGGGCTGACGTTCGCCGGCGCGCTGCTGGCCGTGCGCATCCCGGGCACCCGCCCCGCCGAGACCTCGTCGCCGCGTGACAAACGTGCTGTCCCGTAA
- a CDS encoding MMPL family transporter, whose protein sequence is MTALVSWCFRRAGVVIVLWLVALGGLGAAALHAGPAFRDTVDLPAADSTAAANLLGATGAGERVVVRSPDGPVDSGPGRARLDALAARLAALPHVTAVDPPPGQLSADRRTAVLTVRFDAPAADLGQETADALAAAVRAADGLTAGVSGELAAMTAAAPDLGNAGIGLLAAAVVLLVAFGSLACVLLPVLTAAVSVGCALAAVTLLSHVMTVPKISTEIAALLGLGVGVDYALFVLTRYRQGRREGAPPAAALAVAAATSGRSVVFAGVTVCVSLAGMFTVGMPFLDGIAVAAAVSVLLTAFAALTLLPALLRLLARRMRVRPDGGDGRWARLARSVTARPGPYTLAALLVVAVLALPMTGLRLGVPDAALDPPGSVTRTAAELLEEGFGPGADAPLLVVGTGGGEAVGDLREALLASADVGPPATLPGDVWLLTVIPRTGPSDPATGELLASTRVMARVIGSPDAHVGGVVAARADFSAAITDRLPLFLAAVVGISVLLLAWVFRSVLIPLTAALMNLLTAAATTGAVVFAFGAPIEPYLPVFLFAGLFGLSMDYEVFLIARIQEAWRRHGDTRAAIVDGVAATGRTITAAALIMALVFVSFAFVDARVVREAGVGLTVAVLLDAVVVRCVLVPAVMARLGAANWWFPGRKAVAAGELAGSVR, encoded by the coding sequence ATGACGGCGCTCGTTTCCTGGTGTTTCCGCCGGGCCGGCGTCGTCATCGTGCTGTGGCTGGTGGCGCTGGGCGGGCTCGGTGCCGCCGCGCTGCACGCCGGCCCGGCCTTCCGCGACACGGTGGACCTGCCCGCCGCCGACAGCACCGCGGCGGCGAACCTGCTGGGCGCCACCGGCGCCGGGGAACGCGTCGTCGTCCGCTCGCCGGACGGCCCCGTCGACAGCGGCCCGGGCCGCGCCCGGCTCGACGCGCTCGCCGCCCGGCTGGCGGCGTTGCCGCACGTCACGGCCGTCGACCCGCCGCCGGGGCAGCTGTCCGCCGACCGGCGGACGGCGGTGCTCACCGTGCGCTTCGACGCGCCGGCCGCCGACCTCGGGCAGGAGACGGCCGACGCGCTGGCCGCCGCGGTCCGTGCCGCCGACGGCCTCACCGCCGGGGTGTCCGGCGAGCTCGCCGCGATGACGGCCGCCGCGCCCGACCTGGGCAACGCCGGGATCGGGCTGCTCGCCGCGGCCGTGGTGCTGCTGGTCGCCTTCGGCTCGCTCGCCTGCGTGCTGCTCCCGGTGCTCACCGCCGCCGTTTCGGTCGGCTGCGCCCTGGCCGCCGTGACGCTGCTGTCGCACGTCATGACCGTGCCGAAGATCAGCACCGAGATCGCCGCGCTGCTCGGGCTCGGCGTCGGCGTCGACTACGCGCTGTTCGTGCTCACCCGCTACCGGCAGGGCCGCCGGGAAGGCGCCCCACCGGCGGCGGCCCTGGCCGTCGCGGCCGCGACCTCCGGCCGCAGCGTGGTCTTCGCCGGCGTCACCGTGTGCGTCTCGCTGGCCGGGATGTTCACCGTCGGCATGCCGTTCCTGGACGGGATCGCGGTCGCCGCCGCGGTCTCGGTGCTGCTGACCGCGTTCGCCGCGCTGACCCTGCTGCCCGCGCTGCTGCGGCTCCTCGCCCGCCGGATGCGCGTGCGCCCGGACGGCGGGGACGGCCGGTGGGCCCGGCTGGCCCGGTCGGTGACCGCCCGGCCCGGCCCGTACACCCTCGCCGCCCTGCTGGTCGTGGCCGTGCTCGCGCTGCCGATGACCGGGCTGCGGCTGGGCGTGCCCGACGCCGCGCTCGACCCGCCCGGCAGCGTCACGCGGACCGCCGCCGAGCTCCTGGAAGAGGGCTTCGGGCCGGGCGCCGACGCGCCGTTGCTGGTGGTCGGGACCGGGGGCGGCGAGGCGGTGGGCGACCTGCGGGAAGCACTCCTGGCCAGCGCCGACGTCGGACCGCCCGCCACGCTGCCCGGGGACGTCTGGCTGCTCACGGTGATCCCGCGGACCGGGCCGAGCGATCCGGCGACCGGTGAGCTGCTCGCCTCGACGCGGGTGATGGCCCGGGTCATCGGCAGCCCGGACGCCCACGTCGGCGGGGTCGTCGCGGCACGGGCCGACTTCTCCGCGGCGATCACCGACCGCCTGCCGCTGTTCCTCGCGGCCGTCGTCGGCATCTCCGTCCTGCTGCTGGCCTGGGTGTTCCGCAGCGTGCTGATCCCGCTCACCGCGGCGCTGATGAACCTGCTGACCGCGGCCGCGACGACCGGCGCCGTGGTGTTCGCCTTCGGCGCCCCGATCGAGCCCTACCTGCCCGTGTTCCTGTTCGCCGGGCTGTTCGGACTGTCGATGGACTACGAGGTCTTCCTCATCGCCCGCATCCAGGAGGCCTGGCGCCGCCACGGCGACACCCGCGCCGCCATCGTCGACGGCGTCGCCGCGACGGGCCGGACCATCACCGCGGCCGCGCTGATCATGGCGCTGGTGTTCGTGTCGTTCGCCTTCGTCGACGCCCGGGTGGTGCGCGAGGCGGGCGTCGGGCTGACCGTCGCCGTGCTGCTGGACGCCGTGGTGGTCCGGTGCGTGCTCGTCCCGGCGGTGATGGCCCGGCTGGGCGCGGCGAACTGGTGGTTCCCGGGCCGGAAGGCCGTGGCCGCCGGCGAGCTGGCGGGGAGCGTGCGATGA
- a CDS encoding helix-turn-helix domain-containing protein, protein MTRTITQAIPQPRGTGRARQLWCSLPTEMARRFRPHADPLARRILEEVQKAVPEYARPLEGEFGKMIVLAIEQAVLGCIDSIEDLASTQDNGAKLFAEVGRRVHHDGGSLNSLQAAYRAGGRAAWRYVAELGQAHRFPAAVLCIGAEAIFAYVEEISSYSVEGYTLAQAMAAGTLERRRRRLFELLLATPPSSPATLDTMAKAAQWTMPEWVTVIALDPRSDQHPPPTPQLAADVLVDLDGPEPCLLTPKPDRDLRGLEGRLPGWRAAVGPRVRPAEAATSLLWARRTLDLVRRGLAGDSAVTHTDDHLATHWLLIDRFLLDELSAKALAPFAGLTLKQQTRLSETLLSWLEHNGNTPEIAAALRIHPQTVRYRVSQLSDLFGDRLADPAKRLEIQMALRAHHLLGTRPAAGEH, encoded by the coding sequence ATGACCCGGACGATCACGCAGGCGATCCCGCAGCCGCGGGGCACCGGCCGCGCGCGGCAGCTGTGGTGCTCGCTGCCGACGGAAATGGCGCGCCGGTTCCGGCCGCACGCCGACCCGCTCGCGCGGCGGATCCTCGAGGAGGTCCAGAAGGCCGTCCCCGAGTACGCCAGGCCCCTCGAAGGCGAGTTCGGGAAGATGATCGTGCTGGCGATCGAGCAGGCGGTGCTCGGCTGCATCGACAGCATCGAGGACCTGGCGTCCACACAGGACAATGGGGCGAAGCTGTTCGCGGAGGTCGGCAGGCGGGTGCACCACGACGGCGGCAGCCTCAACTCCCTGCAGGCCGCCTACCGCGCGGGCGGCCGCGCGGCGTGGCGGTACGTGGCCGAGCTGGGCCAGGCCCACCGCTTCCCGGCGGCGGTGCTCTGCATCGGCGCGGAGGCGATTTTCGCCTACGTGGAAGAGATTTCCTCCTACTCGGTCGAGGGCTACACATTGGCGCAGGCGATGGCGGCAGGCACACTCGAACGACGACGGCGCCGGCTGTTCGAGCTGCTGCTGGCCACCCCGCCGTCCTCCCCGGCCACCCTGGACACGATGGCCAAGGCGGCGCAGTGGACGATGCCGGAGTGGGTCACGGTGATCGCCCTCGACCCGCGGAGCGACCAGCATCCGCCCCCGACGCCGCAGCTCGCCGCCGACGTGCTGGTGGACCTGGACGGCCCCGAACCGTGCCTGCTGACACCGAAGCCGGACCGGGACCTGAGAGGCCTCGAAGGCCGCCTGCCGGGCTGGCGCGCGGCGGTGGGCCCCCGGGTCCGCCCGGCGGAGGCGGCGACGTCGCTGCTGTGGGCCCGCCGCACACTGGACCTGGTCCGCCGCGGCCTGGCCGGCGACAGCGCGGTCACCCACACGGACGACCACCTGGCGACGCACTGGCTGCTGATCGACCGGTTCCTCCTGGACGAGCTGTCGGCAAAGGCACTGGCACCGTTCGCGGGCTTGACACTGAAGCAGCAGACGCGGCTGTCGGAGACGTTGCTGAGCTGGCTGGAGCACAACGGAAACACGCCGGAGATCGCGGCGGCCCTGCGGATCCATCCCCAGACGGTCAGGTACCGCGTGAGCCAGCTGAGCGACCTGTTCGGCGACCGGCTGGCGGACCCGGCGAAGCGGCTGGAGATCCAGATGGCGTTGCGCGCCCACCACCTGCTGGGCACCCGCCCGGCAGCGGGCGAACACTGA